From the genome of Halorussus caseinilyticus, one region includes:
- the hemA gene encoding glutamyl-tRNA reductase — protein sequence MTAATGVVSGVRVSHDHAGLDEVEAACHADEKMVLRRLLDAPGVNEAFTLQTCNRFEAYVVTDADTAGRATLADFAPDVGGHSVVEMGHEQSLRHLLRVAAGLESLVLGEDQILGQIRDAYESAREVGALGPMLDAAVTKAIHVGERARTETDINDGAVSVGSAAVRLLGDHTDLTDATALVVGAGEMGTIAAHALADADVHTLYVANRSLDGAAEVARAVDHDDVHTVALDELASTLNFADVVVSATGSDTHVLTADDFRGSGEMEVVDIAQPRDVSPAAETLNGVRVHGMSALESVTDETERRRRAAAESVEAMIDREFDHLLESYKRKRADEVISAMYESAERAKERELSEALTKLDAHGGLTDDQREIVSSLADALVSQLLAPPTKSLRDAAAEDDWATINTALQLFDPDFGGSDRPPAFVREQFADGEVPDDVAERMPDDVRAMIASDDD from the coding sequence GTGACCGCGGCGACGGGCGTCGTCTCGGGCGTTCGGGTCAGTCACGACCACGCGGGACTGGACGAGGTTGAGGCCGCCTGCCACGCCGACGAAAAGATGGTTCTCCGGCGACTGCTCGACGCGCCGGGCGTCAACGAAGCGTTCACGCTCCAGACGTGCAACCGCTTCGAGGCCTACGTCGTCACCGACGCCGATACCGCCGGACGTGCGACGTTGGCCGACTTCGCGCCCGACGTGGGCGGACACTCCGTCGTAGAGATGGGCCACGAACAGAGCCTGCGCCACTTGCTCCGGGTGGCGGCCGGACTCGAATCGCTCGTCCTCGGCGAGGACCAGATTCTCGGGCAGATTCGGGACGCCTACGAGTCGGCCCGCGAGGTGGGTGCGCTCGGCCCGATGTTGGACGCGGCGGTGACGAAAGCCATCCACGTCGGGGAACGCGCCCGGACCGAGACCGACATCAACGACGGCGCGGTGTCGGTCGGGAGCGCGGCGGTCAGACTGCTCGGCGACCACACCGACCTCACCGACGCCACCGCGTTGGTCGTCGGCGCGGGAGAGATGGGAACCATCGCGGCCCACGCCCTCGCTGACGCCGACGTTCACACGCTCTACGTCGCCAACCGGTCGCTCGACGGCGCGGCCGAAGTCGCTCGGGCTGTGGACCACGACGACGTACACACGGTCGCACTCGACGAACTCGCCTCGACGCTCAACTTCGCGGACGTGGTAGTCAGCGCCACGGGAAGCGACACACACGTCCTCACCGCCGACGACTTCCGCGGGTCCGGCGAGATGGAAGTCGTGGACATCGCCCAACCGCGGGACGTGTCGCCCGCCGCGGAGACGCTGAACGGCGTGCGCGTCCACGGCATGTCGGCGCTGGAGTCGGTCACGGACGAGACCGAGCGCCGACGCCGGGCCGCCGCCGAATCGGTAGAGGCGATGATAGACCGGGAGTTCGACCACCTGCTCGAGAGTTACAAGCGCAAGCGCGCCGACGAGGTGATTTCGGCGATGTACGAGAGCGCCGAGCGCGCCAAGGAGCGCGAACTCTCGGAGGCGCTCACGAAACTTGACGCCCACGGCGGACTCACCGACGACCAACGCGAAATCGTCTCGTCGCTGGCCGACGCGCTGGTCTCGCAACTGCTCGCGCCGCCGACCAAGAGTCTGCGGGACGCCGCCGCCGAGGACGACTGGGCGACCATCAACACGGCGCTTCAACTGTTCGACCCCGACTTCGGCGGGAGCGACCGGCCACCGGCGTTCGTCCGCGAGCAGTTCGCCGACGGCGAGGTTCCCGACGACGTGGCCGAACGGATGCCCGACGACGTTCGGGCGATGATTGCGAGCGACGACGACTGA
- a CDS encoding 4a-hydroxytetrahydrobiopterin dehydratase, whose amino-acid sequence MADLLSDDEIQARLPDGWERVGDEILRVFEFDDYLEGVAFATEVGELAEEEFHHPTMKIGYEEVEVRFTSHEEGGITDADVDMAELTNDLR is encoded by the coding sequence ATGGCAGATTTGCTTTCCGACGACGAGATTCAGGCCCGACTCCCCGACGGATGGGAGCGCGTAGGCGACGAAATCCTCCGGGTCTTCGAGTTCGACGACTACCTCGAAGGCGTGGCGTTCGCCACCGAGGTCGGCGAACTCGCCGAAGAGGAGTTTCACCACCCGACGATGAAAATCGGCTACGAGGAGGTCGAAGTCCGGTTCACTAGCCACGAGGAGGGTGGCATCACCGACGCCGACGTGGACATGGCCGAACTCACCAACGACCTGCGCTGA
- the lwrS gene encoding LWR-salt protein has translation MDARYVFAVRFRLEPATEGVSVAPDEFETRLSRGADPPGEDGWLFFRDNLWRGEINDERHFRRLTEQALGATVVSVEYRALETDEEYLAALRDEIRDDLGTFRADSVSEVLNKYLGSSIEVQK, from the coding sequence ATGGACGCCAGATACGTCTTCGCGGTCCGGTTCCGCCTCGAACCCGCGACCGAAGGCGTCTCGGTCGCTCCCGACGAGTTCGAGACCCGACTCTCCCGCGGGGCCGACCCGCCGGGCGAGGACGGGTGGTTGTTCTTCCGTGACAACCTCTGGCGTGGGGAAATCAACGACGAGCGCCACTTCCGGCGGTTGACCGAGCAAGCGCTCGGCGCGACGGTAGTGTCGGTCGAGTACCGGGCACTGGAGACCGACGAGGAGTATCTGGCGGCGTTGAGAGACGAGATTCGGGACGACCTCGGGACGTTCAGGGCCGATTCGGTCTCCGAGGTGTTGAACAAGTACCTCGGGAGTTCTATCGAGGTCCAAAAGTAG
- a CDS encoding HAD family hydrolase produces MVAREYDYWLLDLDGTLIDVDWSYPRSVFDRVGDRLGREFSDREAEILWHGLGGNRNDQLREWGIDPEDFWPEFHDVEDPQRRAEETFLYDDAAFVGELDCPVGLVTHCQPFLTNPVLDELDIRDWFDTVICCDEELGWKPDPAPMHHAMERLSVRENGHDGVYAGDGASDVGAAWNAGLDAIHVERHGHHRREQCVLGDYRVEGFDELLTTPNSK; encoded by the coding sequence ATGGTCGCCCGTGAGTACGATTACTGGTTGCTCGACTTGGACGGCACCCTCATCGACGTGGACTGGTCGTATCCGCGTTCGGTGTTCGACCGGGTAGGCGACCGACTCGGCCGGGAGTTCTCCGACCGCGAGGCCGAGATTCTCTGGCACGGGCTCGGCGGCAACCGCAACGACCAGTTGCGCGAGTGGGGAATCGACCCCGAGGACTTCTGGCCGGAGTTCCACGACGTGGAGGACCCACAGCGCCGGGCCGAAGAGACGTTTCTCTACGACGATGCGGCGTTCGTCGGCGAGTTGGACTGTCCGGTCGGACTCGTCACCCACTGCCAGCCGTTTCTCACCAACCCCGTGTTGGACGAACTCGACATCCGCGACTGGTTCGACACCGTTATCTGCTGTGACGAGGAGTTAGGCTGGAAACCCGACCCCGCGCCGATGCACCACGCGATGGAGCGACTCAGTGTCCGAGAGAACGGTCACGACGGCGTGTACGCGGGCGACGGCGCGAGCGACGTTGGCGCGGCGTGGAACGCCGGACTCGACGCGATTCACGTCGAGCGCCACGGCCACCACCGACGCGAGCAGTGCGTCTTGGGCGATTATCGCGTGGAGGGCTTCGACGAGTTGCTGACGACGCCGAACTCGAAGTGA
- a CDS encoding molybdopterin biosynthesis protein — protein sequence MTDRKEFRDLADPEDARQAIASLDLTPDPEQVPLAEARGRVLAERIDAALDVPGFDRASMDGYAVRARDTFGADESDPASLELAGAVHAGEEPDVAVEEGHAVEISTGAVMPEGADAVVMVERTEESDDGETVLVRTAVAPGDHVMLAGADVAAGERALGPGTRLTAREIGLLSALGVESVPVGGKPTVGIVSTGDELVRPGEEVDSAAGQIYDVNSYTVATAVEEAGGEPKLYPHAGDDYDEMEAILREAADECDLVLSSGSTSASAVDVIYRVIEERGELLLHGVAVKPGKPMLIGRVGESAYVGLPGYPVSALTIFRTFVAPAVREAAGVPEPATATVEARMAAEERYGEGRMRMMPVGLVEDAGSDGPGDLLAYTTDKGSGATTSLVEADGVVEVPADTAYVAEGESVEVQLFSPEVRPPTALGVGEDDPALARLLDALERPRYLSVGSREGLRRLRDGVPDFAVTSGGSADDRGVEATELAAYDREWGLVVPAGNPEEVAGLVDLVDRDLRFVNRGSDSGLRTSLGNAVADLADDRGVSRHDLVESIDGFGLAAKAHESPARKVAGEQADAGLGLRATAEKLGLGFVPVGSETVRVLANPDRTEKSGVRELRRALDEELDAVLSELPGFGR from the coding sequence ATGACAGATAGAAAGGAGTTCAGAGACCTCGCGGACCCCGAAGACGCCCGGCAAGCAATCGCTAGCCTCGACCTAACGCCCGACCCGGAACAGGTCCCCCTCGCGGAGGCCCGCGGCCGCGTCCTCGCGGAGCGAATCGACGCGGCGCTCGACGTGCCGGGGTTCGACCGCGCGAGCATGGACGGCTACGCGGTGCGCGCCCGCGACACCTTCGGCGCGGACGAATCCGACCCCGCGAGCCTCGAACTCGCCGGTGCGGTCCACGCGGGCGAGGAACCCGACGTAGCGGTCGAAGAGGGCCACGCCGTCGAAATCTCGACCGGCGCGGTGATGCCCGAGGGCGCGGACGCCGTTGTGATGGTAGAGCGCACCGAAGAGTCGGACGACGGCGAGACGGTACTGGTCCGGACCGCCGTCGCGCCCGGCGACCACGTGATGCTCGCGGGCGCGGACGTGGCCGCGGGTGAGCGTGCGCTCGGACCGGGAACGCGCCTGACCGCGCGGGAAATCGGCCTGCTGTCCGCGCTCGGCGTCGAGTCAGTGCCTGTCGGAGGCAAGCCGACGGTCGGCATCGTCTCGACCGGCGACGAGTTGGTCCGGCCCGGCGAGGAAGTGGACAGCGCGGCGGGCCAAATCTACGACGTGAACAGCTACACCGTCGCCACAGCGGTCGAAGAGGCGGGCGGAGAGCCGAAACTCTACCCCCACGCTGGCGACGACTACGACGAGATGGAGGCGATTCTGCGAGAGGCCGCAGACGAGTGCGACCTCGTGCTGTCGTCGGGGTCCACGAGCGCAAGCGCCGTGGACGTAATCTACCGCGTCATCGAAGAGCGCGGCGAACTTCTCCTGCACGGCGTGGCGGTCAAACCCGGCAAGCCGATGCTAATCGGACGCGTCGGGGAGTCCGCCTACGTCGGACTCCCCGGATACCCCGTCTCGGCGCTCACCATCTTCCGGACGTTCGTCGCGCCCGCCGTCCGCGAGGCGGCCGGAGTCCCCGAACCCGCCACTGCGACAGTCGAGGCGCGAATGGCCGCCGAGGAGCGATACGGCGAGGGTCGGATGCGGATGATGCCCGTCGGACTGGTCGAGGACGCCGGGAGCGACGGGCCGGGCGACCTGCTGGCCTACACGACCGACAAGGGGAGCGGTGCAACCACCAGTCTCGTGGAGGCCGACGGCGTGGTCGAAGTTCCGGCCGACACCGCCTACGTCGCCGAGGGCGAGTCGGTCGAAGTCCAGTTGTTCTCGCCGGAGGTGCGCCCGCCGACGGCGTTGGGTGTCGGCGAGGACGACCCCGCGCTGGCCCGCCTGCTCGACGCGCTCGAACGACCGCGCTACCTCTCTGTCGGGTCGCGCGAGGGCCTGCGCCGACTCCGCGACGGCGTGCCGGACTTCGCGGTCACGAGCGGCGGGTCCGCCGACGACCGCGGGGTGGAAGCGACCGAACTCGCGGCCTACGACCGCGAGTGGGGACTGGTCGTGCCCGCCGGGAACCCGGAAGAAGTCGCGGGTCTCGTGGACCTCGTGGACCGAGACCTGCGGTTCGTCAACCGGGGGTCGGACTCGGGCCTGCGGACCTCCCTCGGGAACGCCGTCGCGGACCTCGCGGACGACCGGGGAGTCTCGCGCCACGACCTCGTAGAGTCCATCGACGGTTTCGGACTCGCGGCGAAGGCACACGAGAGTCCCGCCAGAAAGGTCGCGGGCGAGCAGGCCGACGCCGGACTCGGCCTGCGAGCGACCGCAGAGAAACTCGGTCTCGGGTTCGTCCCGGTCGGCTCCGAGACGGTCCGCGTGCTGGCGAACCCCGACCGCACCGAGAAGTCCGGCGTCCGGGAACTCCGGCGTGCGCTGGACGAGGAGTTGGACGCCGTACTCTCCGAACTGCCGGGGTTCGGGCGGTAG
- the glp gene encoding gephyrin-like molybdotransferase Glp, with translation MSEDQPDRKQSGFKDKTRVGEARERLLDAVAPHDRTEEVPLASADGRVLAEEVVAARNVPHYPRAAMDGYAVRAEDTFGASDRSPEVLGRAREMAPRSAVRVHTGSELPAGADAVVMIEQVDEFGDDVEVFDAVAEGENVAPVGEDVEEGQHLYDAGHRLRPSDLGLLKSVGVDTVAVRERPTVGVVPTGEELVQSDPDSGEVVETNGLTVSRYVERWAGRATYRDVVTDDPDALRAAIQRDLTKDVVVTTGGSSVGERDLLPEVVADLGEILFHGVALKPGHPVAVGVVEETPVVMLPGYPVACIINAVQFLRPALKAVGGLPRNGFPTTEARLDRKIRSEPGIRTFARVQLGEDDDGEATATPTRASGSGVLSSVALADGWVEVPEGREGIPEGETVSVQDWEWSA, from the coding sequence ATGAGCGAAGACCAACCGGACCGGAAACAGTCCGGGTTCAAGGACAAGACTCGCGTCGGCGAGGCCCGCGAGCGCCTCCTCGACGCGGTGGCTCCTCACGACCGGACCGAGGAGGTGCCCCTCGCCTCCGCAGACGGCCGAGTCCTCGCCGAGGAGGTCGTCGCGGCGCGAAACGTGCCCCATTACCCGCGGGCCGCGATGGACGGCTACGCGGTCCGGGCCGAGGACACCTTCGGCGCGAGCGACCGGTCGCCCGAGGTGCTTGGACGCGCCCGGGAGATGGCACCCCGGAGTGCCGTCAGGGTCCACACCGGGAGCGAACTCCCCGCGGGCGCGGACGCCGTGGTGATGATAGAGCAGGTAGACGAGTTCGGAGACGACGTGGAGGTTTTCGACGCCGTGGCCGAAGGCGAGAACGTCGCGCCGGTCGGCGAGGACGTGGAAGAGGGCCAGCACCTCTACGATGCGGGCCACCGCCTGCGGCCCTCCGATTTGGGCCTGCTCAAGTCGGTCGGCGTCGATACCGTGGCGGTCCGCGAGCGACCCACGGTCGGGGTGGTTCCGACCGGCGAGGAGTTGGTCCAGTCCGACCCCGACTCCGGCGAAGTCGTGGAGACCAACGGCCTGACGGTCTCGCGCTACGTCGAGCGGTGGGCCGGCCGAGCGACCTACCGCGACGTGGTGACCGACGACCCCGACGCGCTCCGGGCGGCCATCCAGCGCGACCTGACGAAAGACGTGGTGGTCACCACCGGCGGGTCGTCGGTGGGCGAGCGCGACCTGCTCCCCGAAGTCGTGGCCGACCTCGGCGAAATCCTGTTCCACGGGGTCGCGCTCAAGCCCGGCCACCCCGTCGCTGTCGGCGTGGTCGAAGAGACGCCGGTCGTGATGCTCCCCGGCTACCCAGTCGCGTGCATCATCAACGCGGTCCAGTTCCTCCGGCCCGCGCTGAAGGCGGTCGGAGGGCTACCCCGAAACGGCTTCCCGACGACCGAGGCCCGACTCGACCGGAAGATTCGGAGCGAACCGGGCATCCGGACGTTCGCTCGGGTGCAACTCGGCGAGGACGACGACGGCGAGGCGACGGCGACCCCCACCAGAGCTTCGGGGTCGGGCGTCCTCTCCAGCGTGGCGCTCGCGGACGGGTGGGTCGAAGTGCCCGAGGGCCGCGAGGGGATTCCGGAGGGCGAGACCGTGAGCGTGCAGGACTGGGAGTGGTCGGCGTGA
- a CDS encoding Hsp20/alpha crystallin family protein, giving the protein MSALREAMRELPDAVFADLLESDDAYLLVIDLPGANEKTVDVGVTDGRLEIEARREKDVPMDFSYLQEERSLFLDADLPLPPDATGADAEATIDRGVLELRLPKREATPEQEIPIESR; this is encoded by the coding sequence ATGTCAGCGCTTCGTGAGGCCATGCGGGAGTTGCCGGACGCGGTGTTCGCCGACTTGCTGGAGAGCGACGACGCCTACCTGCTGGTCATCGACCTGCCGGGTGCCAACGAGAAGACGGTGGACGTGGGTGTCACGGACGGACGACTCGAAATCGAGGCGCGCCGCGAGAAGGACGTGCCGATGGACTTCTCGTACCTCCAAGAGGAGCGGTCGCTGTTCCTCGACGCCGACCTCCCCCTGCCGCCGGACGCCACCGGTGCGGACGCGGAGGCGACCATCGACCGGGGAGTGCTGGAGCTTCGCCTGCCCAAGCGCGAGGCCACCCCGGAACAGGAAATTCCCATCGAGAGCCGGTGA
- a CDS encoding ABC1 kinase family protein: MVTLANLRAYRRFFVVAYHFLPLLLSYARDRRRYLLFGGPRRVDSGMRVERANTLLESLLTLGPTFIKLGQLLSTRPDILPPEYVDVLSKLQDEVPPAPWAEARAVLEDELGSVEDRFDEFDSEAISGASLGQVYTAEVDGEEVAVKIRRPNIEELVNADLRVIRWSLPILLRFIGQARAFSLENLADEFARTIRQEMDYGREAAMLEEIRSNFEGNDDVAIPSVLDSHSGPRVLTMEYITGTKINDVEELDATGLDRHQLAVNLQEAYLQMLLEDGVFHADPHPGNLAVREDGTIVFYDFGMSGRVDEFIQNKIVDFYIAVANQDIDGILDALVEMGTLSPEADRATMGQVMELAIEDARGEDIETYRVQQIVEQVEDTIYEFPLRLPSNLALVLRVATVVEGVCVTLDPDFDFISVATDYLTEQGYREESIKQFAAETGDQIQRSIQSSVRVPPKLENALDRIERDDFYVRADVEDGNDVFEDLAKRLVYGMLLASGAFSTAFLYALTTVEAAAVAGVFSAGVAFLLYRTFRGRKGIRATPQFTRHEMRQRRGGK; this comes from the coding sequence GTGGTCACACTGGCTAACCTCCGTGCGTACCGGCGGTTCTTCGTGGTCGCGTACCACTTCCTGCCGCTACTGCTGAGTTACGCCCGCGACAGACGCCGGTACCTGCTGTTCGGCGGACCTCGCCGCGTCGATAGCGGGATGCGCGTCGAGCGAGCCAACACCCTGCTGGAGTCGTTGCTGACGCTCGGCCCGACGTTCATCAAACTCGGCCAGTTGCTCTCGACTCGGCCGGACATCCTGCCCCCCGAGTACGTGGACGTGCTGTCGAAGCTACAGGACGAGGTGCCGCCAGCGCCGTGGGCCGAGGCGCGGGCCGTCCTCGAAGACGAACTCGGGTCAGTCGAAGACCGGTTCGACGAGTTCGACTCGGAGGCCATCTCCGGGGCGAGTCTCGGGCAGGTCTACACCGCCGAAGTCGACGGCGAAGAAGTGGCGGTGAAGATTCGGCGGCCCAACATCGAGGAACTGGTGAACGCCGACCTGCGCGTGATTCGGTGGTCGCTCCCGATTCTGCTCCGGTTCATCGGACAGGCCCGCGCGTTCTCGCTTGAGAACCTCGCCGACGAGTTCGCCCGGACGATTCGCCAAGAGATGGACTACGGCCGGGAGGCCGCGATGCTCGAAGAGATTCGGTCGAACTTCGAGGGCAACGACGACGTGGCGATTCCGTCGGTCCTCGATTCGCACTCCGGGCCGCGGGTACTGACGATGGAGTACATCACCGGCACGAAAATCAACGACGTGGAGGAACTCGACGCGACGGGTCTCGACCGCCACCAACTCGCGGTCAACTTACAGGAGGCCTACCTCCAGATGCTACTGGAGGACGGGGTGTTCCACGCCGACCCGCACCCCGGAAACCTCGCGGTGCGCGAGGACGGGACCATCGTCTTCTACGACTTCGGCATGTCCGGTCGAGTGGACGAGTTCATCCAGAACAAAATCGTGGACTTCTATATCGCGGTGGCAAATCAGGACATCGACGGGATTCTCGACGCCCTCGTGGAGATGGGGACGCTCAGCCCCGAGGCCGACCGAGCGACGATGGGACAGGTGATGGAACTCGCAATCGAGGACGCCCGCGGCGAGGACATCGAGACCTACCGGGTCCAGCAAATCGTCGAGCAGGTCGAGGACACCATCTACGAGTTCCCCCTGCGTCTGCCCTCGAACCTCGCGCTGGTTCTGCGGGTCGCTACCGTGGTCGAGGGGGTCTGCGTCACGCTCGACCCCGACTTCGACTTCATCTCGGTTGCGACCGACTACCTGACCGAACAGGGCTACCGCGAGGAGTCGATAAAGCAGTTCGCCGCCGAGACGGGCGACCAGATTCAGCGGTCGATTCAGTCGTCGGTCCGGGTCCCGCCGAAACTGGAGAACGCGCTGGACCGAATCGAGCGAGACGACTTCTACGTCCGGGCGGACGTTGAAGACGGCAACGACGTGTTCGAGGACCTCGCCAAGCGCCTCGTCTACGGCATGTTGCTCGCCTCGGGCGCGTTCTCGACGGCGTTCCTCTACGCGCTGACCACCGTGGAAGCGGCGGCAGTCGCGGGCGTCTTCTCGGCGGGGGTCGCGTTCCTGCTCTACCGGACGTTCCGCGGGCGAAAGGGTATCCGGGCGACGCCGCAGTTCACCCGTCACGAGATGCGCCAGCGCCGCGGCGGGAAGTGA